In a genomic window of Aeromonas veronii:
- a CDS encoding transposase encodes MKRATKVRIYPTDEQAVFLNAQFGAVRFAYNKALHIQRHMFQRHGVSLKPKRDLKPLLAVAKKSRKYSWLKEYDSQALQQAVINLDKAFANFFNPKLKARMPTFKSKRGRQSSYHPNGKVLTDAILLPKMTPIRAVIHRDIIGVVSSITVSRGPTGKYYASILCDDGREAPAKPSLITEVTGYDMGLSHYLIASSGKKMANPRHLIKASRNLRRKQKALSRKKKGSANRSKAKLQLAALHERVANARADFQHKLSRTIVDDNQAIIVETLKTTNMMKNHKLARAIGDAGWHGFIMRLEYKAQAAGRHLIKLDQWFASSKPCSECSHKMPEMPLHQRQWVCPACGAEHDRDINAAINIRQQGILELKAAGLAVSAHGGQRKSVNLTVAA; translated from the coding sequence ATGAAAAGAGCCACAAAAGTACGCATTTACCCCACCGACGAACAAGCGGTATTCCTCAATGCCCAGTTCGGCGCAGTGCGGTTCGCGTACAACAAAGCCCTTCATATTCAGCGGCACATGTTCCAGCGCCACGGGGTTTCACTGAAACCCAAACGCGACTTGAAACCCCTGCTCGCCGTGGCAAAAAAATCGCGCAAATACAGCTGGCTGAAAGAGTACGATTCACAAGCCTTACAGCAGGCGGTGATCAACCTGGACAAGGCATTCGCCAATTTTTTCAACCCCAAGCTCAAGGCCAGGATGCCCACCTTCAAGAGCAAGAGAGGCAGGCAATCGAGCTACCACCCCAATGGCAAAGTGCTGACCGATGCCATCCTGTTACCGAAGATGACGCCCATCCGAGCTGTCATTCACCGAGATATTATCGGCGTGGTCTCCAGTATCACGGTCAGCCGTGGCCCGACAGGGAAATACTATGCCTCCATCCTTTGCGATGATGGCCGTGAGGCTCCCGCCAAGCCCTCCCTCATCACAGAGGTGACAGGCTATGATATGGGGCTGTCCCACTACCTCATTGCGTCGAGTGGCAAAAAGATGGCCAACCCGCGCCATCTTATCAAGGCCAGTCGCAATCTGCGGCGAAAGCAAAAAGCACTGTCTCGCAAGAAAAAAGGCAGTGCCAATCGTAGTAAGGCCAAATTACAGCTGGCCGCCCTGCACGAGCGGGTAGCCAATGCTCGCGCTGATTTTCAGCACAAACTCTCTCGCACGATAGTTGACGATAACCAAGCGATCATCGTGGAGACGCTTAAAACAACCAATATGATGAAAAACCACAAGCTGGCCCGCGCCATTGGCGATGCTGGCTGGCATGGTTTTATCATGAGGCTGGAGTACAAAGCCCAAGCGGCGGGCCGCCACCTAATCAAACTCGATCAGTGGTTTGCCAGCTCTAAACCATGTAGCGAGTGCAGCCACAAGATGCCGGAGATGCCACTTCACCAGCGACAGTGGGTATGTCCAGCGTGTGGGGCAGAGCATGACCGCGACATCAACGCGGCCATAAACATTCGACAGCAAGGAATATTGGAATTAAAAGCGGCGGGGCTCGCCGTTTCTGCCCATGGAGGCCAGCGTAAATCCGTCAATCTGACGGTAGCGGCCTAA
- a CDS encoding ATP-binding protein, whose protein sequence is MSPFSLLCVAANVQLLAEFEQELAPLLGHFALVVVVGRESAELALDELDRKGQPPAVVVCDSDLGDGRGADFLIRLGSRHEACRKILLGSQPEMKSIIEAVNLGRLDYYLQRPWRDGSLRWAVIEQASHFVLLQPEADLLSYAAVLDSQKLLRAHVDRQLAAYRQGFMDYTHCSDEELSRVVIDGLYQFFDGNDEGRVCRHYSPGHVLTREGEPNSFLWFIAKGEVVLRKRDEQGIDQEVVHYRTGSLVGGMSFVTGEPAFTTGVTLTGAEVIKLDKLQFSRVMQARSELLPSFTNLLLRHFNRRLQNSIRTEMRLQQTLNSLDAAHAQLVESEKMAMLGQLVAGVAHELNNPVAAIIRGSETLRAAIPDLVNLELPVPIKGLGNQTLCQALTAQPVSTSEIRDKTRQAEGRFGDRQQARLAVQMNLDDELNWQRWFASRTAAEREALLARLELFQQTGSFLRNIEVCARRIGDLVKSLKQYARQDRLEPSLVDLHEGLEDTLMIFENRLKHHELCKEYQPLPLVRCHPIALQQVWTNLIANSLDAMSGPGRLTIRTGLLEPEWAMVEIEDSGCGIEPELWQRIFDLNFTTKREGHFGLGIGLSVSLQIVQQHHGRIEVASEPGRYTRMRVCLPLDGMGQAGYGGEPHHNKEHAA, encoded by the coding sequence ATGAGCCCTTTCTCACTACTGTGTGTCGCCGCCAATGTGCAACTGCTGGCCGAATTCGAACAGGAGCTGGCCCCGCTGCTAGGCCATTTTGCGCTGGTGGTGGTGGTCGGGCGGGAGTCGGCGGAGCTGGCCTTGGACGAGCTGGATCGCAAGGGGCAGCCACCCGCCGTGGTGGTGTGTGACAGCGATCTGGGGGACGGGCGAGGGGCCGACTTTCTGATCCGCCTCGGCAGCCGCCATGAGGCGTGCCGCAAGATCCTGCTCGGCAGCCAGCCGGAGATGAAATCGATCATCGAGGCGGTCAACCTCGGTCGTCTCGACTACTACCTGCAGCGCCCCTGGCGCGATGGCAGCCTGCGCTGGGCAGTGATCGAGCAGGCCAGCCACTTTGTGCTGCTTCAGCCCGAGGCTGACCTGCTGAGCTATGCCGCCGTGCTCGATAGTCAGAAGCTGCTGCGGGCCCACGTCGATCGCCAGCTGGCGGCCTATCGGCAGGGTTTTATGGATTACACCCACTGCAGCGATGAAGAGTTGTCGCGGGTGGTGATCGACGGCCTCTACCAGTTTTTCGATGGCAACGACGAGGGGCGGGTCTGCCGCCACTACAGTCCGGGCCATGTGCTGACCCGCGAGGGGGAGCCCAACAGCTTTCTCTGGTTTATCGCCAAGGGGGAGGTGGTGCTGCGCAAGCGGGACGAGCAGGGCATCGATCAGGAGGTGGTGCACTACCGCACCGGCTCGCTGGTGGGGGGCATGTCCTTCGTCACCGGCGAACCCGCCTTTACCACCGGGGTGACCCTGACCGGCGCCGAGGTGATCAAGCTCGACAAGCTGCAATTCTCCCGGGTGATGCAGGCGCGCAGCGAACTGCTCCCCTCCTTTACCAATCTGCTGCTGCGCCACTTCAACCGCCGCCTGCAAAACAGCATCCGAACCGAGATGCGGTTGCAACAGACCCTCAACTCCCTCGATGCCGCCCACGCCCAGCTGGTGGAGAGCGAAAAGATGGCGATGCTGGGTCAGCTGGTGGCCGGTGTCGCCCACGAGCTGAACAACCCGGTGGCGGCCATCATCCGTGGCAGCGAGACCCTGCGGGCCGCCATCCCCGATCTGGTCAATCTCGAACTGCCAGTCCCCATCAAGGGGCTGGGTAATCAGACCCTCTGTCAGGCCCTGACCGCCCAGCCGGTCTCGACCAGCGAGATCCGCGACAAGACCCGGCAGGCGGAGGGGCGCTTTGGCGATCGCCAGCAGGCGCGGCTGGCGGTGCAGATGAATCTAGATGACGAGCTGAACTGGCAGCGCTGGTTTGCCAGCCGCACTGCCGCCGAACGGGAGGCGCTGCTCGCCCGGCTGGAGCTGTTCCAGCAGACCGGCAGCTTCCTGCGCAATATCGAGGTGTGCGCCCGCCGCATCGGCGATCTGGTCAAGAGCCTCAAGCAGTATGCGCGGCAGGATCGGCTCGAACCCTCGCTGGTGGACCTGCACGAGGGGCTGGAAGATACCCTGATGATTTTCGAAAACCGCCTCAAGCATCATGAGCTCTGCAAGGAGTACCAGCCGCTGCCGCTGGTGCGCTGTCACCCCATCGCCCTGCAGCAGGTGTGGACCAACCTGATCGCCAACAGTCTGGATGCCATGAGCGGCCCGGGGCGACTCACCATTCGCACCGGATTGCTGGAGCCCGAGTGGGCCATGGTGGAGATCGAGGACAGCGGTTGTGGCATCGAACCCGAGCTGTGGCAGCGGATCTTCGATCTCAACTTCACCACCAAGCGGGAGGGCCATTTCGGTCTTGGTATCGGTCTGAGCGTCTCGCTGCAGATAGTGCAGCAGCATCATGGCCGGATCGAGGTGGCCTCCGAACCGGGCCGCTACACCCGGATGCGAGTCTGCCTGCCGCTGGATGGCATGGGGCAGGCTGGTTATGGGGGCGAGCCTCACCACAACAAAGAGCATGCGGCCTGA
- a CDS encoding response regulator — protein sequence MNKHYLILCVDDEREVLDAVIHDLAPFRSHFELEAAESVDEARSVVEEWESDGNKLALILCDHIMPGTLGVDFLVELNQRATTRASRKLLLTGQAGLEATIDAVNRGGLHYYLAKPWQLATLQEAVREQLTDYLLAEDGENAFHYAPLLNQARLFAAIHDHPCDE from the coding sequence ATGAACAAACACTATCTGATCCTGTGTGTGGATGATGAGCGGGAGGTGCTGGATGCGGTGATCCACGATCTCGCCCCGTTTCGTTCCCACTTCGAACTGGAGGCGGCCGAGAGTGTCGATGAGGCGCGCTCGGTGGTAGAGGAGTGGGAGAGCGACGGCAACAAGCTGGCGCTGATCCTCTGTGACCACATCATGCCCGGAACCCTGGGGGTCGATTTTCTGGTGGAGCTGAACCAGCGTGCCACCACCCGCGCCAGCCGCAAATTGCTGTTGACCGGGCAGGCCGGGCTGGAGGCCACCATCGATGCGGTCAATCGCGGCGGGTTGCACTACTACCTTGCCAAACCCTGGCAGTTGGCGACGCTACAAGAGGCGGTTCGCGAACAGCTGACCGACTACCTGCTGGCGGAGGATGGCGAAAATGCCTTCCACTATGCGCCGCTGCTCAATCAGGCGCGGCTGTTTGCCGCCATCCACGATCACCCGTGCGACGAATAG
- a CDS encoding DNA topoisomerase III produces MRLFIAEKPTLGRAIADALPKPHKKGDGFIETAQGDVVTWCIGHLLEQAEPDAYDAAFKQWRMEHLPIIPAQWQLVAKPKTKTQLTVIKRLIKQADCVVNAGDPDREGQLLVDEVIDFLGYPKTKPVQRCLISDLNPPAVRRALDKLRDNKEFVPLAVSALARSRADWLYGINMTRAYTLLGRKAGCSELLSVGRVQTPLLGLVVRRDLEIEAFVPKPFYEVLAHLLTDSNERFTAKWLPSEACLPWQDEEGRVLNRALADKVVSRINGQPAQVESVEEQARKQAAPLPYNLSSLQIDAAKRFGMDAKRVLDICQSLYERHKLITYPRSDSRYLPTDHFKRAEQVRGAIAATAPVLAKAVSEADDKIRSKAWNDSKVDAHHAIIPTEKQGNPGMLGADEAKLYGLIARQYLLQFYPPFEYNDSKVLLRIAGGLFQAKARRILKVGWKALLGVEEDDDEEKAGTLPALKEGEQLLCERGELLEKMTQPPKSFTDATLLAAMTGIARYVQDPDIRKTLRDTDGLGTEATRAGIIDLLFKRRFLVRQGKSIKATPTGRALVQALPATATTPDMTALWEQSLGQIAERHGSYQQFMGPLTEQLNGLIEGARQDSGASFSALPKEAPGASKRRFSKRKSPSASSAGGAPRKSTGKRTARSKAA; encoded by the coding sequence ATGCGACTCTTTATCGCCGAGAAGCCCACGCTGGGCCGCGCCATTGCCGATGCCCTGCCCAAGCCCCACAAGAAGGGCGACGGTTTTATCGAAACAGCCCAGGGGGATGTGGTCACCTGGTGCATCGGCCATCTGCTGGAGCAGGCCGAGCCCGATGCCTATGACGCCGCCTTCAAGCAGTGGCGGATGGAGCATCTCCCCATCATCCCCGCCCAGTGGCAGCTGGTGGCCAAACCCAAGACCAAAACCCAGCTCACCGTCATCAAGCGGCTGATCAAGCAGGCCGACTGCGTGGTCAACGCCGGTGACCCGGACCGGGAAGGGCAGTTGCTGGTGGATGAGGTGATCGACTTTCTCGGCTACCCGAAGACCAAGCCGGTGCAGCGCTGCCTCATCAGCGATCTCAACCCGCCCGCGGTGCGCCGCGCCCTCGACAAACTGAGGGATAACAAGGAGTTCGTGCCGCTGGCGGTTTCCGCACTGGCCCGCAGTCGGGCCGACTGGCTCTACGGCATCAACATGACCCGCGCCTATACCCTGCTCGGCCGCAAGGCCGGTTGCAGCGAGCTGCTCTCGGTTGGCCGGGTGCAGACCCCGCTGCTGGGGCTGGTGGTGCGGCGGGATCTCGAGATCGAGGCCTTCGTGCCCAAACCCTTCTACGAGGTGCTGGCCCATCTGTTGACCGATAGCAACGAGCGTTTCACCGCCAAGTGGCTGCCATCGGAAGCCTGTCTGCCGTGGCAGGATGAGGAGGGGCGGGTGCTCAACCGGGCGCTGGCCGACAAGGTGGTTAGCCGGATCAACGGCCAGCCCGCTCAGGTCGAATCGGTGGAGGAGCAGGCCCGCAAGCAGGCGGCGCCGCTGCCCTATAACCTCTCCAGCCTGCAGATCGATGCCGCCAAGCGCTTCGGCATGGATGCCAAGCGAGTGCTCGATATCTGCCAGAGCCTCTACGAGCGTCACAAGCTCATCACCTATCCGCGCTCCGACAGCCGTTATCTGCCGACCGACCACTTCAAGCGGGCCGAGCAGGTGCGTGGCGCCATCGCCGCTACTGCGCCCGTGCTGGCCAAGGCGGTTAGCGAGGCGGATGACAAGATCCGCAGCAAAGCGTGGAACGACAGCAAGGTGGATGCCCACCACGCCATCATCCCCACCGAGAAGCAGGGCAACCCCGGTATGCTGGGGGCCGACGAGGCGAAGCTCTATGGCCTGATTGCCCGACAGTATCTGCTGCAGTTCTATCCCCCGTTCGAATACAACGACAGCAAGGTGCTGCTGCGCATCGCCGGTGGCCTGTTTCAGGCCAAGGCGCGGCGAATCCTCAAGGTGGGCTGGAAGGCGCTGCTCGGAGTGGAGGAGGATGACGACGAAGAGAAAGCGGGCACGCTGCCGGCTCTCAAAGAGGGAGAGCAGCTGCTCTGCGAGCGGGGCGAACTGCTGGAGAAGATGACCCAGCCGCCCAAGTCATTTACCGATGCCACCCTGCTGGCCGCCATGACCGGCATCGCCCGCTATGTGCAAGATCCCGATATCCGCAAAACCCTGCGCGATACCGATGGCCTCGGTACCGAAGCGACCCGGGCAGGCATTATCGACCTGCTGTTCAAGCGTCGCTTTCTGGTGCGTCAGGGCAAGAGCATCAAGGCGACCCCGACCGGGCGGGCGTTGGTGCAGGCGCTGCCCGCCACCGCAACCACGCCGGATATGACGGCGCTGTGGGAGCAGAGCCTCGGCCAGATCGCCGAGCGCCACGGCAGCTATCAGCAGTTTATGGGGCCGCTCACCGAGCAGCTTAACGGCCTGATCGAGGGGGCGCGGCAGGACTCCGGCGCCAGCTTCAGCGCCCTGCCCAAGGAGGCACCGGGTGCCAGCAAGCGGCGTTTTAGCAAGCGCAAGAGTCCGTCGGCCAGCAGCGCTGGCGGTGCCCCTCGCAAAAGCACTGGCAAGCGCACAGCCAGAAGCAAGGCGGCCTGA
- a CDS encoding TrkH family potassium uptake protein: MISWRSSYAFALHREQDSRWSEARLILGSFLIILLIGTIFLVQPSSHNGEVTFVNALFTATSAISVTGLGVVDTGTAFTLQGQIFLLMLIEIGGLGQMTMTLLLIAIFSKRVGLRQQVLAKEALGQEGSVNIIQLVKRIMLFALIAQLIGTGIMAIRWVPEMGWVHGLYVSFFHAVSAFNNAGFSLFANNLIDYRYDPIISLTITGLLILGGIGFTVIVDLVRNRRWRKLKLHSKLMLLMTPALLLAGTLMFWLLEHNNPGTLGNAGFGGQLLAAFFQSASARTAGFNTIDIGLMTPAALLFLMMLMFIGAGATSTGGGIKVTTFAVVLLATKAFLTKRPHVTAFGRTLSPQIVTRSLAIIIVSTMVLMLAMFLLMVTEDLPFDKIMFETISAFATVGLSTGITASLSEPGKLILVLVMICGRLGPLTLAFMLARPVETRIRYPEENVYTG; the protein is encoded by the coding sequence ATGATCAGCTGGCGCAGCAGCTACGCGTTCGCTCTCCATCGAGAGCAGGACTCCCGCTGGAGCGAAGCCCGACTGATCCTCGGCAGCTTTCTGATCATTCTGTTGATTGGCACCATCTTTCTGGTACAACCCTCCAGCCACAATGGCGAGGTCACCTTCGTCAACGCCCTGTTCACCGCCACCTCCGCCATCAGTGTGACAGGTCTTGGCGTGGTGGACACTGGCACCGCCTTCACCCTGCAGGGGCAGATTTTCCTGCTGATGCTGATAGAGATCGGTGGACTGGGCCAGATGACCATGACCCTGTTGCTGATCGCTATCTTCAGCAAGCGGGTCGGTCTGCGCCAACAGGTACTGGCCAAGGAGGCGCTGGGGCAGGAGGGCTCGGTCAACATCATCCAGCTGGTCAAACGGATCATGCTGTTCGCCTTGATTGCCCAGTTGATCGGCACCGGCATCATGGCGATCCGCTGGGTGCCAGAGATGGGTTGGGTGCACGGCCTCTATGTCAGCTTCTTCCACGCGGTCTCGGCCTTCAACAACGCCGGGTTTTCGTTGTTTGCCAACAATCTCATCGACTATAGATACGACCCCATCATCAGTCTGACCATCACCGGCTTACTGATCCTGGGGGGGATCGGCTTTACCGTCATCGTTGATCTGGTGCGCAACCGCCGCTGGCGCAAGCTGAAGCTGCACAGCAAGCTGATGCTGCTGATGACCCCGGCGCTGTTGCTGGCCGGGACCCTGATGTTCTGGCTGCTGGAACACAATAACCCGGGCACCCTCGGCAACGCCGGGTTCGGTGGCCAGCTGCTGGCGGCCTTCTTTCAGTCTGCCAGTGCCCGTACCGCCGGTTTCAATACCATCGATATCGGGCTGATGACCCCGGCGGCCCTGCTGTTCCTTATGATGCTGATGTTTATCGGTGCCGGTGCGACCTCGACCGGTGGTGGTATCAAGGTGACCACCTTCGCAGTCGTGCTGCTGGCGACCAAGGCGTTTCTGACCAAACGGCCCCATGTCACCGCTTTTGGCCGTACCTTGTCGCCCCAAATCGTGACCCGATCGCTGGCCATCATCATCGTCAGCACCATGGTACTGATGCTGGCGATGTTCCTGCTGATGGTGACCGAGGATCTGCCGTTCGACAAAATCATGTTCGAGACCATCTCGGCATTTGCCACCGTTGGCCTCTCTACCGGCATCACCGCCTCCCTGAGCGAACCGGGCAAGCTGATCCTGGTGTTGGTGATGATCTGCGGCCGTCTTGGCCCCCTGACCCTGGCCTTTATGCTGGCCCGCCCGGTCGAGACCCGCATCCGTTATCCGGAAGAGAACGTCTACACCGGCTAA
- a CDS encoding TrkA family potassium uptake protein produces MNNQFAVIGLGLFGSALCEELQRQDAEVLAIDIDESKTRQIAALCNHVIVADATDEATVAELGLANFDIVFVAIGDNLETSILTTLVLKEAGVKKVWVKARDKFHAKILQKVGADKVINPEWDMGRRVAQSMLDNRLFDYLELGHNMVLTEFVIGLPQNGKALGDLHLLQQSDFQLLAIKRGEVLHNVLTGKMDLQLGDILILAGNKHAIDHWLETL; encoded by the coding sequence ATGAACAACCAGTTTGCCGTCATCGGCCTGGGCCTGTTTGGCAGCGCGCTGTGCGAAGAGCTGCAACGGCAGGATGCAGAAGTCCTGGCCATCGATATCGATGAGAGCAAGACCCGGCAAATTGCCGCCCTCTGCAATCACGTTATCGTGGCAGATGCCACCGACGAAGCAACCGTTGCCGAGCTGGGACTGGCCAATTTCGATATCGTCTTCGTTGCCATCGGTGACAACCTGGAGACCAGCATCCTCACCACCCTGGTCCTGAAAGAGGCTGGCGTGAAGAAGGTATGGGTCAAGGCGCGTGACAAGTTCCACGCCAAGATCCTGCAGAAAGTAGGCGCCGACAAGGTAATCAACCCGGAGTGGGACATGGGCCGCCGGGTCGCCCAGAGCATGCTGGACAACCGGTTGTTCGACTATCTGGAGCTGGGCCACAACATGGTGCTGACCGAGTTCGTTATCGGCCTGCCGCAAAATGGCAAGGCGCTCGGTGATCTCCACCTGCTGCAACAGAGCGATTTCCAACTGCTCGCCATCAAGCGCGGTGAAGTGCTGCACAACGTGCTGACCGGCAAGATGGATCTGCAACTGGGCGACATCCTGATCTTGGCGGGCAACAAGCATGCCATCGACCACTGGCTCGAAACCCTATGA
- the murB gene encoding UDP-N-acetylmuramate dehydrogenase: protein MKLNANASLLKLNTLALDAYCLWLAEVEQVADLATLRSDPELSTLPRLNLGSGSNVLFTTDFLGLVVLNRLNGITAEDDGDHWLLHVAAGENWHQLVRHCLLQGWYGLENLALIPGTVGAAPVQNIGAYGVELADFCAYVEAFNWQSGEIERITAAECRFGYRDSIFKHEYQDSHLITSVGLKLPKAWQPVLGYGPLAALGDAPSAQAIFDTVCATRMAKLPDPAVLGNAGSFFKNPVVPAALAESLKSRYPQMPCYPAGEGQAKLAAGWLIDQCGLKGFAIGRAAVHQEQALVLVNLGGGSAMELIALAAHVRDSVEQTFGVVLEHEVRFMGAHGETCLDEVIS from the coding sequence ATGAAACTGAATGCCAACGCCTCTTTGTTGAAGCTCAACACCCTTGCCCTCGATGCGTACTGCCTCTGGCTTGCCGAGGTGGAGCAGGTTGCCGATCTGGCCACTCTGCGTAGCGATCCCGAGTTGAGCACACTTCCCCGCTTAAATCTGGGTAGCGGCAGTAATGTGCTCTTTACTACCGATTTTCTCGGTCTGGTGGTGCTCAACCGGCTCAATGGGATTACCGCTGAAGATGATGGTGATCACTGGTTGCTGCATGTGGCGGCGGGTGAGAATTGGCATCAGCTGGTACGCCACTGCCTGCTGCAGGGCTGGTATGGGCTGGAGAATCTGGCGCTGATCCCCGGCACGGTCGGTGCGGCGCCGGTGCAGAACATCGGTGCGTATGGCGTTGAACTGGCCGACTTCTGCGCCTATGTCGAGGCATTCAACTGGCAGAGTGGCGAGATCGAGCGGATTACGGCGGCAGAGTGCCGCTTTGGTTATCGCGACAGCATCTTCAAGCACGAGTATCAGGACTCCCATCTGATTACTTCCGTCGGGCTCAAACTGCCCAAGGCGTGGCAGCCGGTGCTGGGCTATGGCCCGCTGGCGGCACTCGGTGACGCGCCTTCGGCGCAGGCCATCTTTGATACTGTCTGTGCCACCCGCATGGCCAAGCTGCCGGATCCCGCCGTACTCGGCAATGCCGGCAGCTTCTTCAAGAATCCGGTGGTACCTGCCGCGCTGGCGGAGTCGCTCAAGTCGCGCTACCCGCAGATGCCCTGCTATCCAGCCGGAGAAGGACAGGCCAAGCTGGCGGCGGGCTGGCTCATCGATCAGTGCGGTCTGAAAGGCTTCGCCATCGGCCGCGCTGCCGTCCATCAGGAGCAGGCGCTGGTGCTGGTCAATCTGGGAGGGGGCAGTGCCATGGAGCTGATCGCGCTGGCGGCCCATGTCCGCGATAGCGTGGAACAGACGTTTGGCGTGGTGCTGGAGCACGAGGTGCGCTTTATGGGTGCGCACGGTGAAACCTGCCTCGATGAGGTGATCTCATGA